From Streptomyces cyaneogriseus subsp. noncyanogenus, the proteins below share one genomic window:
- a CDS encoding F0F1 ATP synthase subunit epsilon has product MAAELHVALVAADREVWSGQATLVIARTTSGDIGVMPGHQPLLGVLESGPVTIRTSDGGTVVAAVHGGFISFADDKLSLLAEIAELSDEIDVQHAERELERAKAEGDTVAERRADVRLRAAAAR; this is encoded by the coding sequence TTGGCTGCTGAGCTGCACGTCGCGCTGGTCGCCGCCGACCGTGAGGTCTGGTCCGGCCAGGCCACCCTGGTCATCGCGCGCACCACGTCCGGCGACATCGGCGTCATGCCCGGTCACCAGCCGCTGCTCGGTGTGCTGGAGTCGGGCCCGGTGACCATCCGTACGAGCGACGGCGGGACGGTCGTCGCCGCGGTGCACGGCGGTTTCATCTCCTTCGCGGACGACAAGCTGTCGCTGCTGGCCGAGATCGCCGAGCTGTCGGACGAGATCGATGTCCAGCACGCGGAGCGGGAGCTCGAGCGCGCGAAGGCCGAGGGCGACACCGTGGCCGAGCGCCGCGCGGACGTCCGACTGCGTGCGGCGGCGGCGCGCTGA
- a CDS encoding DUF2550 domain-containing protein, translating to MVLALTVCGIVVALVVVGLFVFGLRRRLIQRSGGTFDCSLRWDAPEQGDAGGKGWAYGVARYNGDRLEWFRVFSYSPRPRRVLERDGIEVAGRRVPEGEEELALLSDSVVLACLHQGSRLELAMSEDALTGFLAWLEAAPPGQRVNVA from the coding sequence ATGGTCCTCGCTCTGACTGTGTGCGGAATTGTCGTCGCCCTCGTGGTGGTGGGACTGTTCGTCTTCGGTCTGCGCCGCAGGCTGATCCAGCGGTCCGGTGGCACCTTCGACTGTTCCCTGCGCTGGGACGCGCCCGAGCAGGGCGACGCCGGCGGCAAGGGCTGGGCCTACGGGGTGGCCCGGTACAACGGTGACCGCCTCGAGTGGTTCCGGGTCTTCTCGTACTCCCCCCGCCCGCGCCGGGTCCTGGAACGCGACGGGATCGAGGTGGCCGGCCGCCGTGTCCCCGAGGGCGAGGAGGAGCTGGCGCTGCTGTCGGACTCCGTGGTCCTGGCCTGTCTGCACCAGGGGAGCAGGCTGGAGCTGGCGATGAGCGAGGACGCGCTGACCGGCTTTCTCGCGTGGCTGGAAGCGGCCCCGCCGGGACAGCGGGTCAACGTGGCGTAG
- a CDS encoding glycoside hydrolase family 18 chitinase produces the protein MRFRHRAAAGFATLALPLAGLVGLAGPAQAATSATATYTKASDWGSGFEGRWTVKNTGTTSLSSWTVEWDFPAGTKVTSAWDATVTNSGDHWTAKNVGWNGTLAPGASVTFGFNGSGTGSPTGCKLNGGSCDGTSVPGDAAPSAPGTPTASSVTDTSVKLSWSAATDDKGVKNYDVLRDGAKVATVTGTTYTDSGLTAGTDYSYAVQARDTADQTGPASGSVKVRTTGGGTDPGPQPGAKVKLGYFTEWGVYGRNYHVKNLVTSGTAPKITHINYSFGNVKNGKCTVDDTFAAYEKTYTADQSVSGTADTWDQPLRGNFNQLRQLKAKYPHIKVLYSFGGWTYSGGFGQAAANPAAFAASCKQVVEDPRWADVFDGIDIDWEYPNACGLTCDTSGPAAFANLSKALRAEFGKDYLVTAAITADASSGGKIDAADYGGASQYLDWYNVMTYDYFGAWDKTGPTAPHSPLTSYDGIPNPAFNSAAAIAKLKAKGVPASKLLLGIGFYGRGWTGVTQSAPGGTATGPAPGTYEAGIEDYKVLKTSCPATGTVAGTAYAHCGSNWWSYDTPATIGSKMAWAKNQGLGGAFFWEFSGDTANGELVTAIDGGLK, from the coding sequence ATGCGCTTCAGGCACAGAGCGGCGGCAGGGTTCGCGACCCTGGCACTCCCCCTGGCCGGTCTGGTCGGCCTCGCCGGCCCCGCCCAGGCCGCGACCAGCGCCACGGCCACCTACACCAAGGCATCGGACTGGGGCTCCGGCTTCGAGGGCCGCTGGACGGTGAAGAACACCGGCACCACCTCCCTCAGCTCCTGGACGGTGGAGTGGGACTTCCCGGCCGGCACCAAGGTCACCTCGGCCTGGGACGCCACCGTCACCAACTCCGGCGACCACTGGACCGCCAAGAACGTCGGCTGGAACGGCACCCTCGCCCCCGGGGCATCCGTCACCTTCGGCTTCAACGGCTCCGGCACCGGCTCGCCCACCGGCTGCAAGCTCAACGGCGGCAGCTGCGACGGCACCTCCGTCCCCGGTGACGCGGCCCCCTCCGCGCCCGGCACCCCCACCGCCTCCTCCGTCACCGACACCTCGGTGAAGCTGTCCTGGTCGGCGGCGACGGACGACAAGGGCGTCAAGAACTACGACGTGCTGCGCGACGGCGCCAAGGTCGCCACCGTGACCGGCACCACGTACACGGACAGCGGCCTGACCGCCGGCACCGACTACTCCTACGCCGTGCAGGCCCGCGACACCGCCGACCAGACCGGCCCGGCCAGCGGCTCGGTCAAGGTGCGCACGACCGGCGGCGGCACCGACCCCGGCCCGCAGCCCGGCGCGAAGGTCAAGCTCGGCTACTTCACCGAGTGGGGCGTCTACGGCCGCAACTACCACGTCAAGAATCTGGTGACCTCCGGTACCGCGCCGAAGATCACCCACATCAACTACTCGTTCGGCAACGTCAAGAACGGCAAGTGCACCGTCGACGACACCTTCGCCGCCTACGAGAAGACCTACACCGCCGACCAGTCCGTCAGCGGCACCGCCGACACCTGGGACCAGCCGCTGCGCGGCAACTTCAACCAGCTCCGCCAGCTCAAGGCGAAGTACCCGCACATCAAGGTGCTGTACTCCTTCGGCGGCTGGACCTACTCCGGCGGCTTCGGCCAGGCCGCGGCCAACCCCGCCGCCTTCGCCGCCTCCTGCAAGCAGGTCGTCGAGGACCCGCGCTGGGCCGATGTCTTCGACGGCATCGACATCGACTGGGAGTACCCGAACGCCTGCGGCCTGACCTGCGACACCTCGGGTCCGGCGGCCTTCGCCAACCTGTCGAAGGCCCTGCGCGCCGAGTTCGGCAAGGACTATCTGGTCACCGCCGCGATCACCGCGGACGCCTCCAGCGGCGGCAAGATCGACGCGGCCGACTACGGCGGCGCGTCCCAGTACCTCGACTGGTACAACGTGATGACGTACGACTACTTCGGCGCCTGGGACAAGACCGGACCGACCGCTCCCCACTCGCCGCTGACCTCGTACGACGGCATCCCGAACCCCGCCTTCAACTCGGCCGCCGCCATCGCCAAGCTCAAGGCGAAGGGCGTCCCCGCGAGCAAGCTGCTGCTCGGCATCGGCTTCTACGGCCGCGGCTGGACCGGTGTGACCCAGTCCGCGCCCGGCGGCACCGCCACCGGCCCGGCCCCGGGCACCTACGAGGCGGGCATCGAGGACTACAAGGTTCTCAAGACGTCCTGCCCGGCCACCGGCACCGTCGCCGGGACCGCCTACGCCCACTGCGGCAGCAACTGGTGGTCCTACGACACCCCCGCCACCATCGGCTCCAAGATGGCGTGGGCCAAGAACCAGGGCCTGGGCGGCGCCTTCTTCTGGGAGTTCAGCGGTGACACCGCCAACGGCGAACTGGTGACCGCGATCGACGGCGGCCTCAAGTAG
- a CDS encoding response regulator: protein MSRPVRVLVAEDQSAVRAGLVLILGSAPDIEVVGEAADGEQAVALARALRPDLVLMDVQMPRLDGVSATRRVVAEHLADVLVLTTFDLDEYVFGALRAGAAGFLLKNTEARDLIEAVRTVARGEGIVAPAVTRRLIAEFAAGAAARESSADPAVLESLTRREREVLSCLGEGLSNAAIAERLDMAEATVKTHVSRLLGKLGLRSRVQAAVLAQELGI from the coding sequence ATGAGCCGACCCGTCCGGGTCCTGGTCGCCGAGGACCAGTCCGCCGTGCGCGCCGGGCTGGTGCTCATCCTGGGCAGCGCGCCCGACATCGAGGTGGTGGGCGAGGCCGCGGACGGCGAGCAGGCGGTGGCGCTCGCCCGCGCGCTGCGGCCCGACCTCGTCCTGATGGACGTTCAGATGCCCCGCCTGGACGGGGTCTCGGCCACCCGTCGGGTGGTCGCGGAGCACCTGGCCGACGTCCTGGTGCTGACCACGTTCGACCTCGACGAGTACGTCTTCGGGGCCCTGCGGGCCGGGGCCGCCGGATTCCTGCTGAAGAACACCGAGGCCAGGGATCTGATCGAGGCGGTGCGCACGGTGGCCCGCGGGGAGGGGATCGTCGCCCCGGCCGTGACCCGGCGCCTGATCGCCGAGTTCGCGGCGGGGGCGGCCGCCCGTGAGTCGTCCGCCGATCCGGCCGTTCTGGAATCCCTCACCCGGCGCGAACGCGAGGTGCTGTCGTGTCTGGGCGAGGGACTGTCCAACGCGGCGATCGCCGAGCGGCTGGACATGGCCGAGGCGACCGTGAAGACGCACGTCAGCCGTCTGCTGGGCAAGCTGGGGCTGCGCAGCCGGGTGCAAGCGGCGGTGCTCGCTCAGGAGTTGGGGATCTAG